In the genome of Nerophis ophidion isolate RoL-2023_Sa linkage group LG28, RoL_Noph_v1.0, whole genome shotgun sequence, the window cacaaacaacaatgtcacaaatgttatatgtgctgatgttgttagaaagtcaaaattaaagtctggacagtttatttcaaatcctgcagttttatttgctgctgctgttctcaccagcacacttgtgtttcttacactggcacttagaagagaatctttcaccacacacactgcaactcaacactttcctAGGTGTCTTCTTATATGTCTTACAAGGTCTGATCATTCACAAAaccttctgttgcagattgaacaggaatgtgatttttcaccagtgtgtgttctcatgtgtcttttcaaacactGATTTtgtgtaaaatctttaccacaggttgaacaggaaactgtttgttcaccagtgtgtgttttcttgtgcaCTTCCAAACGGTTTCTTTGTACAAAACGTTTACCACAGGttaaacaggaaaaaggtttttcaccagtgtgtattatcttgtgtcttttcaaacaattactttgtgtaaaacctttaccacatgttgaacaggaaaaagttttttcaccagtgtgtgttctcatgtgcactttcaaactgtcattccCTGTAAAAGATgagccacagattgaacagataaaaggtttgtcaccagtgtgtcttctcatgtgtgctacaaggtttgATCGATGACAAAaacttctgttgcagattgaacaggaatatgatttttcaccagtgtgtgttctcgtgtgtaCTTTCACATTTTGACTTTgtttaaaacctttaccacaagttgaacaggaaaaaggtttttcaccagtgtgtgttctcatgtgtactttcaaactgtgGCTCGTTCCTAAacctttactgcagattgaacagacataatgtttttcaccagtgtgtgttctagtgtgtactttcaaatgttgactttgtgtaaaacctttaccacagattgaacaggaaaaaggtttgtCTCCAGTGTGTGTCCTTGTGTGTCTTTTCAGTTCACTATAGTATTTgaaggttttgtcacagtgagaacatttgaggtcagtgttgtcagtgtgacatgtcttatcatctttagagtcttcatcatcagtgtcaggagagtgtgacgttgtgtcctcactatctgatagtggagctaagagcttgtctgcttgtgatcctccacagtggtctccatcagcttctgttgtcatgtgttgtgttgagctgctgcttggaggctccgctccgcccctcccctctcctcactttcacctttga includes:
- the LOC133545494 gene encoding gastrula zinc finger protein XlCGF17.1-like, whose amino-acid sequence is MTTEADGDHCGGSQADKLLAPLSDSEDTTSHSPDTDDEDSKDDKTCHTDNTDLKCSHCDKTFKYYSELKRHTRTHTGDKPFSCSICGKGFTQSQHLKVHTRTHTGEKHYVCSICSKGLGTSHSLKVHMRTHTGEKPFSCSTCGKGFKQSQNVKVHTRTHTGEKSYSCSICNRSFCHRSNLVAHMRRHTGDKPFICSICGSSFTGNDSLKVHMRTHTGEKTFSCSTCGKGFTQSNCLKRHKIIHTGEKPFSCLTCGKRFVQRNRLEVHKKTHTGEQTVSCSTCGKDFTQNQCLKRHMRTHTGEKSHSCSICNRRFCE